AGGTGCCATCCTCCCACATTTGATCGACACTGACAGAGACTGACAGTTGGATCACTGTCGATTCACTCATGTATCCCTCCACGCTGCAATATTTATGCTTCCGCCGTGTCAAACTCTGGTTAGCCTGTAGCTAGATCCTTTCAATAGAACACAACTTAAATTGTTAAGaattatttgtatgtttttttctaatataaaTAGGGTAAAGGGTTTGAAAATCAAATTCTTCAATACTGTTTGTGAATGTAAATGATTACATAATTGGATTTTAACGGGATTCAGACACATGCCCACTACTTCCCCCCCCCAAAATGGGATaaaactatgtagccacaagaggGCCctagtctgggtctccctgtccCCTAGCCTagataaaatacaggattgTGTCCGGAAGGGTATGTGGCgttaaaatctctgccaaaccacttgTGAGCCTCAGtggaagctgattcactgttGGGGGAGCTGACGGGATATGCCGAACAACTTACATGATGTCACCCATTTGGTGGAGTAAAAATCTAGTAagattttagaatatttttgaaTCCACTGTGTAATAGGGATGTaacattttttagtttaaaactgaaACCTATACTACACCATTGAATAAAATTATGGGAAAAGCGTATTGTTGCATCCCTAGTGCATACTGTTTGGTTAATTTCTAAAGGCCTAttccatgctattcttaagccttttatagtaaacaatatgcatctatataataatatattacttttggcacacaaaagagcacatttttattaaatattagttattttcctgagttcttttccaatCCGGAATTAAACGATTTGATCACCGGCTTTCGCTCCGCGTTGGTTCTGCCCATTTCTTGACGTCAACCTCAAGCTGGCCTCGGCAacgtgtctgtgtttcacccaggaaaacaaacaacatccaagcccttgcaaagatggatgtgaatattgtgcatataaaagcaAAGCGTTTTTGTCTaacaccgctagctccacagagaaagtgggtctttgtgttagcctgggggcagtgctggcagtgcagactcttcctgaaaagtggctgttctcactggtctacaaCAGcttgtgagaacccactcgttttcttGGGTGGAGAGGAACTGttgcacaggtttttagaggtatactcagaaatgcgtaaaCAGAGCAATTAacggtttttattttttttcgtaaggaatgaacattatactACATTTAAAATCTCAGAAAATTGATTTTGCACGGCACAGGCTCtttaaggcagtgtttttcaaccttttttgagccaaggcacactttaaccttgacaaaaatcccgcggcacaccagcatccaaaagaaaaaaaaaaaagcgaaatTCATGGTCtatattgatcgacagccccccgcaatctcacgtgcatttgggtgataattgtggcagaataagcaggaagttgcggctgttttttctaggagacgaaataaaagttaaagtagaaaatttagaaactgtttgtttgacAAGGatgactcattgtgcgctgagacactGTCCCTTttagccaatgcatcatgggagatgtagtgtgaaaactgccgaaaaagggcagggagactcgcgtctctgagcttcattgttttgttcatttgttctacggtctgacaccggacacTGTGGAAAGCtccaccgctaaagacgagctttagctggtatttttgttagaactgagcgactttattagcagaattaagaacaaggaagtgaagactttaaccacttctgactggtcagactgatgacatgagattaagccttcaaaaatgattggcggagacagttaaaggggcgggacttttccgcaaactgttaTAGCTGCAGGTCAATCGCAGtaccgttattcttatcaaaatgtctttaatagaattaaataaacacaaagaaaaagtaattttaagatcttttatattcctaacttctAAGTGTTTCATCAgggtttgtttggatgaacaaagagctgatttcctggagatggaaaatgtttttagatcagttaatgagggcaatttcccacggcacacttgaccatctcccacggcacactagtgtgccgcggcacactggttgaaaaacactgctttaaggTATCAAGCTCGTattgtgctaaatttaagaaggatttatcattgttttattacattacaccaggcttagtaCAAGCTAATTGAAAGTTCTTTTCTATACCCTTTAAAGTCTAAAtgtatttccagctatgaaacaattgaaaaacttctttttcttttaagtagATGCTAAATAACATAATTCTGGAGCCAAAGTGGTCTGATACATAATTGCATCCAAAGTGTCAAGTTTTTGCTCATCtattaacaaatgaaaaaacatgttttctggattattattattatttttttgcacagaaaagcaggaaagggttttcagctgtgttaaaataaacgttctaacaaataaacagttggactcttttgttctgtttgataacacaacaatcgttgctttacatttgtctgcaACTAATCTGTTGTTACATccctactctgtttacgtcggctatggtggctgttttggttcagttgctcAGCTCCAGgaacggattgtattcagaacTATAGCTCACCATagtccaattggaaacaaaccgagaccacctcgaaagatgggtccgagaacggttcctggtcccggaccagggtctgcttgggtgtattcaggctgaaaatttgtttcagattattgggggaaacgaactctggttcactttaggtgaaccaaatgtgtccggTCTGAATACACCCCAATTCAAATTGCTTCTGTCGCAATGGTGGTCACAAAGAGGAAGTGACATATTTGTGCATGCATGGACAGATCGGGTAGCGGTTACAGATCGAGTAGCAACAATACAGACTAGTTTTTCATGGAGTTTTCTGGGTAATTTCCAGGGCACTTTGGAATTGCAGATTCGGACCCCCAGACAAAATGGCAAatgccctatatagtgcactaagtagtgaggaAATTTGGACACAACTTTAAGTTTCACATGGCTACTTTATTTTACAGGGAGAAATGAAGAACATATTAAGGTTAAAAGATCTTTCAATTCTGCAGTGATTCAATTAGTTCACTGTAAACAATTGAGGATTTTTGTAATTGCAGCATATCCTCTCTTTTTTGCCTGTACATATTTATTTGAAAGTGCCATGCTTCCTTTACCATTAAGTTTCTAACCTAACCATTACTTGCATCTGTAGATCCTGAATGGGCCTCATGTTCCCTGGGTGTGTTCATTTGTTTAGCCTGCTCTGGGATCCACCGTAACATCCAAGAAATCAGCAAGGTCAAGTCTGTGGGCTTGTCCCACTGGGAGGATCATGAGCTTGAGGTTAGTGCTGTGCTACATCATCTTTGAAATTCTTCTTTCTTGGTTCTTTATGGTGGTATGATGATTGTTTTCTGAATCCCTATTGCCTCAAATCTTTGCTTTATATTATTGCATCTTTTCAATTGATTTTACATACACTATGTGTTCAACATTTTTTCCTCGAatctaaagtcatttttttactagaaaaaaaaagacctatTCTCAATGAGGTTTTCTGTCGCGGCAAACTTCTTTACCTGTGGAAAGCAAACCAAAGACTGAGATGAACTAACCCAACATGTAAACCtgttactttatttattaattttttcgttcttttatttatttaacttaattctTACTTGATCAGCACCAGAGTTTTAGTGTGCTTCACCAGCAAAACCCTTCTATGAGAACTTAAATGCACTTTAAATATAGGCATGTcagacattaaaaatgtaattttatagtGACCtaattgttttattaaacatttgcaGTTCCATGAGAGCTCTAAATTTGCAAGTGATTTATTTACCAGTTTAATATAACCAAAAATCGTGGATTTAACTGATAGTCATTAAAAAGGTAAACAGAGTAAAAGAAATACAAGTGTAGCTGCATGTTCATAAATGGTATATGAAGTTTCACTTTTTACTACACCGGGAGGTTTAAATTAGGTAAAAATTAGTCTGTACctgaattaagaaaaaaaaaagtatttttcttgcGATTTGTTCTTATTTTCTGATAGCCTTAAAGTCCTTTGTATCCTaaaacttttgtgtttgtgctttaATAGTTCATGGCTAAGAATGGTAACGAGCCAACAAAGAAGATTTATGAGGCTACCGTTCCAGTCTACTACTACATACCAAACCACAAGGACTGCCAGTGAGTAACCATATTGGGAAATACTCCATCTAAAATCTGTATTTCTTCTAAGTTTTGCTTATTCCAAAGTGTGTTACGTCCACACAAATGCAAGTCTAGGGCTGGATGGTACAATGGATGttgtttatggtttttatttgacaaaaaaaggaggggatcacatgttcatttaaattcatagttcatttttaattattattctcAATATTAAGCCAATTTTCCAggagtaccgtattttccggactgtAAGCCACTACTTTTGTCACCaactttcaaccctgcggcttattcgaTGATGTGGCtaatttgtgcttttctttAACAGCCGCCGGGAGTGCTCCAGCAGCCTGAGTAGAGACTGCCTGCATAATTCTATGTCCAGCAACAAGCGCGATTGCTTTAAAATATCGTTACGCAGCCAAACAGTGTGGACCTAGCTTCAGTTGTTAGACACTTAAGTCATggtgcaataaaagaaacacccatgctcagccgcatcccacaatcctttggtgccattagacccaacgtgcacgtgaccgccaatacaatatgacgcagctttcaagttaaaagcaatcgttaaaagcagtgtgaaaaaatccaccatcaccaacaggtttcgaaaagccggtctgctgcttGACGGAGATAGCAGCCCATATAtttagcagctccgtaatatacgagatgatcttttaaacgtgcttttattattatggttattatgaagcgcctgttcgctcatcattttatttttaatctgtgtggtcagtgcttttttgtggcagaacgaagccggaATAACGGTTAGGTGAAGGCTAACATGCGCTAACAACGacatttagcctggatgaacatAAATGGATGCGGGAAATGCcacaatctgcagcttggctgcacgtaaatatgtgggaataacatcagcctttattttgtcaggacatgactagaaacacaaatccacgtgattgtttgaaaagTTTCTAAGGACCAGGCggcattttgctttgaaaagctcacaccgtcccaaagccgctgtgtgataTGGAGACATGGTTTTCCTAAATTTGGccgctcgttcacatagagctgcgggacggatggcctcccacacgtaacaaagcttCCTCCAcgcccctcaaacacaaaacgtattttgtccagctgctctgctgagAGACATGGTTCGCTCCGGCCACCGGCAGTCGCGCCCTGAGTACAGGGACCGGAAGTCAGGTGGCACAAAGCGCTCCTCCCTGCCCCCCCCGCGAGGGGTGTCTGAGAAGATAGGAAGAGAGAGACAAGGAGCCCACGGGACATAGGCGGAGTGCAGAGGCGTCAGCACTTTGCACTTCCACAACAGTGTatcactgttgtggaaggaaacttctggcgcACGCGCAGCGCATGCCGCGCTGAGGTGCGCGCTTTtaagtcactgctgctctcttttactggtctgttttttaacaagccctgttactaccatattgctgccgtgtcacaggcggaaggagagctgctcTCCCATTCTCCCCTCCTTCCGCTGCCGCTCACTGCTCCTTCTTAAACACGCACGCAGTCTTCAATCTACAACACAatgtggcgacctgggggttagccccaccttaagcccctaagactcatgggaagtggggaatcgcAGTTGTAAATTTCctcaccataactgagggaactgtgagcagaagtgaggttCATGCTTTAAGGCAGATGTGGGGGCACAAAGCGCTCCTCCCTGGTGCGCGAGGGGTTTCGGAGAGCGCGCGcattgatagatagatagatagatagacaagtttattcatccatttgggaggttcccgcatggaaattgacatctccatcaCATACAGCACTGGTTGGCATACATATaggaaaaagggaaaagcaGCACAGTGACTAGAAAAAATTAGGAAGATTAGAACAGATTAGAACATTGGTGCTTGCTTATAAGTCACTGCTGCGCtcttttactggtatgttttttaaaccagcccTGTTATTTCCACATTGCTGCTGTGTTACAggcggaaggaggggagagctgGTCTCGCATTCCGCTGCAGCTTCATGCtccttcttaacccttgtgctatcttagatgaccccacccttacattgacgtgttttccctagatttcatgtaatccatggacaccagtgaagatcaaaaatcattgaagaaaaaaggttcatgcctagatgacccaactcccaatgttaaagtgcctaggatggcacttTTCATCAAACATGCTGTTGAACATAAGTTgcttgacattaaaaaatttaTACATTAGTTAAAATAACATGTCATAAGACACATGAaattaaaagcaacaacaataaaagacaaacataagAAGGAAAGAAATTTATATggctacatttttttctcattttttcattctttaaacTACCATAACTTTTCAACTGTTAATGCAATAAATATAATTCCTGCAGATTCTTAAGTGGAGTAAAGCAACTTTGGGCTGATTGTGTCAACAATTTAATGTGTTCACACAATCAGCACAACTCAACTGATTCTGACACAGGGAAATAAGGTCTTTGGGCCGATATGCAAGATGTGTTTCATAATGGCGCAAAGACGTTTCTCTGCTTTGGAATcggctgattcacgttgatcatgTAAAGGGACGAAGAGTTTTTGTATTTCAAAGTgcatgtgttattttttttcgcTGGCAACATCTCCATTGTTAAAGGTTTACGTGTTTTTCCACATACATTTCCTCAAGTTCCCATGAGCTCaagaagattatttttttcttcgcTTCTATTTTCATGGACGTCAAATTTGCTTCTAAACTCTAATCCAAAAGTGTGTTCATAAACCTGATGTGGGAGGAACTATTGCTCACCATTATTCTACTGCGCTCATTGCTAAATTAAACCAAACATGAATGATGTTGAGTGAATAGcttgaattaaattattttgaggGGCACTCCAAATGTGCTGGCAAGCACATCGTTGTGTCTCAGTTTACAAGATAATTCAGAGACTCCCAGTGTGGTGAGGTTCACTATCTACTGCAGGAACTGTTTTTGAATGACATTCACTTTCAATGGTACTTCTATCTCTTGATGACCCAGTCTGACGACTGTCAGTtgcacttttaacccttgtgctatcctaaacactttaacattgggagttgggtcatctagacccactagacagtgtgctaaacctttttttttcaatgatttgtgaacctcactggtgtccatggattacatgaaatctttccacctttatccacctttgtcatggtagggagaacacgtcaatgcaagggtggggtcatctaagatagatagcacaatggttaaccACAAAGGAAAATATAAAAGTAGAGAACCTTAATTATTCCTTGTCTGGGTATGAATACAAAGTAACATCATAATGTTTGGGACGAGCACAAATGGCAAGAGTGACCTTGTTGGTTTTAGTATCCACCCACTGATCAAATTATCATTACTGAAGGCTTTttaaggatttttgtttttttttgttagaccCCTTGATTATTGATACTGACAATTACAAGGAATTGTCTGGGCCTTGTTGCTGCAAAAGCACTCCATATCATGGCACTACTACCCCCATATTTAACTATTTCTGTGTTGATCTCTTCATGAAATTCTTCATAATGTTATTCACACCTCCAAAAGGTTCAACTTTtgctaaaaaactaaataaaactgtaattaaccttttctcaaaatctttagaaGATGATGGTGCAAGCCATAATTCTACAATGAAGAAACGCTTTTAAGTAGTTCAGCATTTGACCAGGCTTTTAATGTCCTGAGTTTAGGGGCAACTTTATACATGAATACATATaccattctttttaaattagttttgcCTTTTTATCTGTACATTCAGGGTGCTACGAGAGCAATGGATTAGAGCAAAGTATGAGAGGAAAGAGTTTTCTGAGGCTGGCAGAAACTTGATATATGAGGAAGGTAAGTGCATATTTGACCACTGAACTGCTCACACAGTAGTTGCAATAAAACTTAACTAATAAGCTAAATGTTAATAAATGACTTGCTGGCTTCCCACAGGAACTAGGGATGGCATGTTGATGAAGAGGGGGCGGGACAACGGACAGTTCCTAAACAGACGATTCGTTCTCTCAGAGAGAGAAGGCACTTTAAAGTATTTCACAAAATTTGATGTAAGCAAATTTGATCAAAACGTTTGCCAATGACTCGCAACAGGgcctttacaaaaacattttttttcttttactcataGCACAcatacaacaaaaatgtaatcagATAGCATTCAAAAGCCGTGTCACCAtgttttgagcatttttttttctattttttgataaagtgggtttttaaaagacattaaatTAATATCTTTAAACACAACACAAGCGAAAGCATTCAAAAATCAAGATCCTCTAGGtgaatcagccaatcagaaagcaGGTAAGACCGAATATCAAACTGATGTGACTCTTTATAAACATAACATAaagtactttctttttttatcatgttaAGCTTGCCATATTTTACTTCTTAAGAAAGAAACATGTTGcttatttcttcttttgtatCTGAAGTGGGATTACACAAATCTAGATTGTCATTTCTGTTCAAAATATGATGCAACAAATGTGATAAAAGGCATTTGGCAAAATGTTTCAAAGGAAACTGTACCAACTCCCTGAGAGAAATATTGTTTCAAAGCATGTCTTCATTCAGTGACATgctggacaaaaaacaaaattaactttGGTGGAGGATTGTTTCTGAGGGGATGTATccttaaataaattattaaaggtatctaaaaaaaattatccGAAAGACTCCTGCCGAACATATAATGCATGCAATTTCAGCCAGTGCAACCAGTGCTAGTGACAGTTAGCTATCTAATGTCAAATGTTGTAGAACCCCAAAATAACTACACATTGGTGATCATTATTGTGTCAAACCAATGCTCTTCaagttaacatttttgtttatctctaacttttacccttttttttcccaattctATAGGCTAAGGATCCCAAGGCTGTGATCAAAGTAGACACAATCAATGCAACATTCAAGCCAGAAAAAATAGGGAACCCCAACGGCCTGCAGATCACCTACCTCAAAGCTTACAGCACCCGGAACATCTTTGTTTATCATGACAGTAGCAAGGTGAGCAATAAGACGTTTCTTTACAGTTTTCAAAAGCACAAGTTCATAATTTTACAAGTGCAACTTACTTCTTTAGATATCCATTTTAACATTGTCAAATTCTTCATGGAATATAATATCAGATAACCTTCAAGCATGGCTTCTATTTTTATTCATGCTTATAAACGTTGTTAAAAAATATGTCTTGTGTTATTCTAAAGCAATGTTTATACCAAATGCGATT
The sequence above is a segment of the Oryzias latipes chromosome 1, ASM223467v1 genome. Coding sequences within it:
- the LOC101155162 gene encoding arf-GAP with dual PH domain-containing protein 1 translates to MSGSERKIRALREILQKPGNNTCADCGAPDPEWASCSLGVFICLACSGIHRNIQEISKVKSVGLSHWEDHELEFMAKNGNEPTKKIYEATVPVYYYIPNHKDCQVLREQWIRAKYERKEFSEAGRNLIYEEGTRDGMLMKRGRDNGQFLNRRFVLSEREGTLKYFTKFDAKDPKAVIKVDTINATFKPEKIGNPNGLQITYLKAYSTRNIFVYHDSSKEIVDWFNSIRAVQLHYLKVAFPGATDAELVPKLTRNFLKEGYMEKTGPRQTEGFKKRWFTLDHRRLMYFKDPLDAFAKGEVFLGNKDHGYQIFPGLPSGTYHNGSWQHGITIKTPERCFLFTCETEEDQESWMKHFSDVMSVPMSPQEFAMEATFRHKH